One Gadus chalcogrammus isolate NIFS_2021 chromosome 22, NIFS_Gcha_1.0, whole genome shotgun sequence genomic window carries:
- the celf3a gene encoding CUGBP Elav-like family member 3, translating into MKEADAIKLFIGQIPRNLEEKDLKPIFEQFGKIYELTVIKDKYTGMHKGCAFLTYCARESALKAQNALHEQKTLPGMNRPIQVKPADSEGRGEDRKLFVGMLGKQQADTDVRKMFEPFGSIEECTVLRGPDGTSKGCAFVKYQNNAEAQAAISALHGSRTLPGASSSLVVKFADSEKERGIRRMQQVASQLGVISPMTLHLGAYNAYTQALVQQQALVAQSAYLSPVATVAAVQMQQLAALNPSSIIATPISSIAPSSGTNTPPSMAGTPVPALPPPITLNNYASVAAPPNGQSASEALYTNGIHAYQAQSPVLDQLQQAYTGMQHYTATYPAAYGLVGQPFPHQHTLMAQQPQPPQQLQQREGPEGCNIFIYHLPQEFTDSEMLQMFLPFGNVISAKVFVDRATNQSKCFGFVSFDNPSSAQTAIQAMNGFQIGMKRLKVQLKRPKDANRPY; encoded by the exons ATGAAGGAGGCGGACGCCATCAAGCTGTTCATCGGGCAGATTCCCCGGAACCTGGAGGAGAAAGACCTCAAGCCCATCTTCGAACAGTTTGGGAAGATCTACGAGCTGACGGTGATCAAGGACAAATACACGGGCATGCACAAAG GATGTGCCTTCCTCACATACTGTGCACGTGAATCTGCCCTCAAAGCCCAGAATGCACTGCATGAACAGAAGACACTACCAGGG ATGAACCGCCCCATCCAAGTGAAGCCAGCGGACAGTGAAGGCAGAGGGG AAGACAGGAAGCTGTTTGTGGGCATGCTGGGGAAGCAGCAGGCGGACACGGACGTGAGGAAGATGTTTGAGCCGTTCGGGAGCATAGAGGAGTGCACCGTCCTCCGAGGGCCGGACGGCACCAGCAAAg gcTGTGCGTTTGTGAAGTACCAGAACAACGCAGAGGCCCAGGCAGCCATCAGCGCTCTGCACGGGAGCCGCACTCTACcg GGAGCGTCGTCCAGCCTGGTGGTGAAGTTTGCCGACTCGGAGAAGGAGCGGGGGATCCGGCGCATGCAGCAGGTGGCCTCCCAGCTGGGGGTCATTAGCCCCATGACCCTTCACCTCGGGGCCTacaacgcatacacacaggcg ttggtcCAGCAACAGGCACTCGTCGCCCAGTCTGCCTACCTGTCTCCGGTTGCCACGGTTGCGGCCGTGCAGATGCAGCAGTTGGCAGCCCTCAACCCCAGCAGCATCATTGCTACGCCTATCAGCTCCATTGCCCCCTCCtcag GTACCAACACCCCTCCCTCTATGGCCGGCACCCCCGTCCCAGCTCTGCCTCCACCAATCACACTCAACAACTACGCCTCTGTCGCCGCCCCACCCAATGGGCAGTCAGCGTCTGAAGCCCTGTACACCAATGGGATCCACGCATATCAAG CTCAGAGTCCTGTCCTGGACCAATTGCAGCAAGCCTACACTGGCATGCAACACTACACAG CCACCTACCCGGCTGCGTACGGCCTGGTGGGCCAGCCCTTCCCCCACCAGCACACCCTTATGGCCCAGCAGCCGCAACCCCCCCAGCAGCTACAGCAGAGAGAAG GTCCAGAGGGCTGCAACATCTTCATCTACCACCTGCCCCAGGAGTTCACAGACTCTGAGATGCTTCAGATGTTCCTGCCCTTCGGAAACGTCATCTCCGCCAAGGTCTTCGTCGACCGCGCCACCAACCAGAGCAAATGCTTTG GTTTTGTGAGCTTTGACAACCCCTCGAGTGCCCAGACGGCCATCCAAGCCATGAATGGCTTCCAGATCGGCATGAAGCGACTCAAGGTGCAGCTGAAGAGGCCTAAGGATGCCAACAGACCTTACTGA
- the rprd2a gene encoding regulation of nuclear pre-mRNA domain-containing protein 2a, which yields MAAGSGASGGSLESKLDKKFQTVSNTMDSIQGLSTWCIENKKFHNMIVKYWMKWLRKSDAAHRLNLVYLANDIIQNCKRKNAIVYRTAFAEMLPDAFLMVNNDGNPKVIRSVERILTIWEERNIYTGALIGELKGYLKEEVKEESPPDTPAENKTPSDSKAALQSKIVAEFVPAALVERLSTYKSSVEEVELREKQLAAMRVDVCSSAALRKLKDKAGGKRFSRDFEEGSTKLQDFVRFLEEESKGGSGLLEALGNADIFYEMQYQEVKIVANAYQTFANRVSHLKRKLDALKSTLPDLDESPIPSPSADAPSPTGSESPFRGMMDLSHPDPDLDGSAMDDEAERPAPSPFSSPGGSPPPVLPAVGEDDNRDVEDMELSDDETEGGGIIVEEQVTCPSLPIQVANPVAANGHPPSTATVPPVVPTPPSVAPAPASVPAVDLSRIGALLNSLTSASKTTGPALDSPTSPPPAPTPPAPSASLGNRLSKGAVTPEGLLSALTKVQGQGGGLQGLTSMLNRPAHKVPADSQQSKAPPSHPPPSTLTTPPPTTTTAAAAVAVAPPQALGNPPPSLPSTPPPSAFAARQRAAPRPEVPVPPRGALPAPSAAPAAARAASALVQALHRDMDLAPEPEPAAGAAVASDSLESKIHSFLQGNPGFSAFNLSFGADAAKTAAAAAGSHNLSPGAGTDTRDGTPVRDEGGGTPTQDEVMDNQAALKFASEPPPPPQGTKLSAQAAGDISSPGTYQNNTSRAPADPPQQPPRMQQHQGEPHNGQGYQPYRAAGQEMALPGAAAPAAHYQAFTTEQGSRLPLLGGGPGTAGGGGGGPPGEGFRDDGHRGWYESTRGRGVVAPGAGEEPPGRYRYRQDPHQEPHSVAAPQGPGPPSEFYNSNLPPVPRLPPPPAGFDEPHAAAAGERRPALAPEMEGAPRPQAGSIISGMVVHDHQHKSVFGLDDPLYDRRDDHYRRPEDLAHPDDPRYQDDLGHYREGPYRPAAPPYGDEGPPFRPPREPYFRPEDPYFREDSPPHGYPRGALSPSEGFPYDFHPHGSPPLSHQRRPPPPPHSEMRHPGPRPPLRPMLHPGHHPRPRGPWHPGPPVPPFHGGPDPWLRGKRPGPRGGGPGGPGGLGFPPKRPFLPPRY from the exons CTGATGCAGCCCACCGGCTCAACCTGGTGTACCTGGCCAACGACATCATCCAGAACTGCAAGAGGAAAAACGCCATTGTGTACCGAACGGCCTTTGCCGAGATGCTTCCCGACGCATTCCTCATGGTCAA TAACGACGGTAACCCCAAGGTGATCCGGTCCGTGGAGAGGATCCTGACCAtctgggaggagaggaacaTCTACACGGGCGCGCTGATCGGCGAGCTGAAGGGCTACCTcaaagaggaggtgaaggaggagtcTCCCCCCGACACGCCGGCGGAGAACAAAA CTCCATCTGACTCCAAAGCTGCCCTACAATCCAAGATTGTTGCAGAGTTTGTG CCTGCGGCGCTGGTGGAGCGGCTGTCCACCTACAAGAGCtccgtggaggaggtggagctgagggAGAAGCAGCTGGCCGCCATGAGGGTCGACGTCTGCAGCTCGGCCGCACTCAGAAAGCTAAAAG ACAAGGCCGGAGGAAAGCGGTTCTCCCGGGACTTTGAGGAGGGAAGCACCAAGCTGCAGGACTTTGTCAGGTTCCTGGAGGAAGAGAGCAAGGGAGGCTCCGGATTACTGGAAGCCCTGGGCAACGCAGACATCTTCTATGAAATGCAGTATCAGGAGGTCAAGATTGTAGCCAAT GCGTACCAGACCTTCGCCAACCGGGTGTCCCACCTCAAGCGCAAGCTGGACGCCCTGAAGAGCACGCTGCCCGACCTGGACGAGTCTCCCATCCCGTCGCCCTCCGCCGACGCCCCCTCGCCCACCGGCTCCGAGTCCCCCTTCCGGGGCATGATGGACCTGTCCCACCCGGACCCCGACCTGGACGGCTCGGCCATGGACGACGAGGCGGAGCGCCCGGCCCCcagccccttctcctcccccgggGGCTCCCCGCCGCCCGTCCTCCCCGCGGTCGGCGAGGACGACAACCGCGACGTGGAGGACATGGAGCTGTCGGACGACGAGACGGAGGGCGGCGGCATCATAG TGGAGGAGCAAGTCACGTGCCCCTCCCTGCCCATCCAAGTAGCCAATCCCGTGGCAGCTAACGGTCATCCGCCGTCGACAGCCACGGTGCCACCGGTCGTCCCGACCCCACCCTCTGTGGCTCCGGCCCCAGCCAGCGTGCCGGCCGTGGACCTGAGTAGGATAGGTGCCCTCCTCAACAGCCTGACCTCCGCTTCAAAGACCACAG ggccagcATTGGACagccccacctccccacccccggcccccacccctccagcccCATCAGCCTCTCTGGGGAACCGCCTGTCCAAGGGGGCCGTGACCCCCGAAGGACTCCTAAGTGCTCTGACCAAAGTCCAAGGTCAAGGAGGTGGCTTGCAGG GCCTGACCTCTATGCTAAACAGGCCGGCTCACAAAGTCCCCGCTGACTCTCAGCAAAGCAAagctccaccctcccaccctcccccctccaccctgactacaccaccaccaacaacaacaacagcagcagcagcagtagcagtagcaccACCTCAAGCCTTGGGcaaccctcctccctctctgccctccacacctcctccatcagcctTTGCGGCGAGGCAGAGGGCCGCCCCTCGGCCTGaagtccccgtccccccccgtggGGCCCTGCCGGCCCCCAGTGCGGCCCCCGCAGCCGCCCGTGCAGCCTCAGCCCTGGTGCAGGCCCTTCACCGGGACATGGACCTGGCCCCGGAGCCCGagccggcggcgggggcggcggtggCCTCCGACAGCCTGGAGTCCAAGATCCACAGCTTCCTGCAGGGCAACCCGGGCTTCAGCGCTTTCAACCTGAGCTTCGGCGCCGACGCGGCgaagacggcggcggcggcggcgggcagcCACAACCTCAGCCCCGGGGCCGGAACAGACACCCGCGACGGGACCCCCGTCCGGGACGAGGGCGGGGGCACGCCTACTCAGGACGAGGTCATGGACAACCAGGCGGCGCTGAAGTTCGCCtcggagccgccgccgccgccgcagggtACAAAACTGTCTGCCCAAGCGGCGGGGGATATCTCGTCGCCTGGCACTTACCAGAACAACACCTCGCGTGCGCCCGCTGACCCCCCACAGCAGCCCCCCCGCATGCAGCAGCATCAAGGGGAGCCCCACAACGGCCAGGGCTACCAGCCGTACCGAGCCGCCGGCCAGGAGATGGCTCTCCCTGGGGCGGCGGCCCCCGCTGCACACTACCAAGCCTTTACTACAGAGCAGGGGTCCCGCCTGCCGCTCCTGGGGGGCGGCCCGGGCACTgccggtggcggcggtggcggcccgCCCGGGGAGGGCTTCCGGGACGACGGACACAGGGGCTGGTACGAGAGTACCAGGGGCCGGGGCGTGGTCGCACCAGGGGCCGGTGAAGAGCCACCGGGACGGTACCGCTACCGCCAGGACCCCCATCAGGAGCCACACAGCGTGGCTGCTCCACAGGGTCCCGGACCCCCCTCCGAGTTTTACAACAGTAACCTCCCGCCGGTGCCCAGGCTACCCCCGCCGCCCGCAGGCTTCGACGAGCCCCACGCCGCAGCCGCCGGCGAGCGTCGTCCCGCCCTCGCCCCGGAGATGGAGGGCGCTCCGAGGCCCCAGGCGGGCAGCATCATCAGCGGGATGGTGGTCCACGACCACCAGCACAAGTCCGTCTTCGGCCTCGACGACCCCCTGTACGATCGCCGTGACGACCACTACCGTCGCCCCGAGGACCTGGCTCACCCGGACGACCCTCGCTACCAGGACGACCTCGGGCACTACCGCGAGGGCCCCTATCGCCCCGCCGCTCCCCCTTACGGGGATGAAGGGCCCCCCTTCCGGCCGCCCCGGGAGCCTTACTTCCGCCCGGAGGATCCCTACTTCCGAGAGGACAGCCCGCCCCACGGGTACCCCAGGGGGGCCCTCTCCCCGTCCGAGGGCTTCCCCTATGACTTTCACCCCCATGGGTCCCCTCCCCTCTCGCACCAaaggaggccgccgccgcccccccatTCTGAAATGCGCCACCCTGGCCCGcgaccccccctccgccccatgCTCCACCCAGGACACCACCCTCGGCCGAGGGGGCCCTGGCACCCAGGGCCGCCCGTCCCTCCCTTCCACGGCGGGCCCGATCCGTGGCTTAGAGGCAAACGTCCGGGTCCAAGAGGCGGGGGGCCCGGCGGCCCCGGGGGTCTCGGTTTCCCCCCGAAAAGACCTTTCCTCCCACCCCGCTACTAA